Proteins from a genomic interval of Danio rerio strain Tuebingen ecotype United States chromosome 4, GRCz12tu, whole genome shotgun sequence:
- the si:cabz01015815.1 gene encoding NACHT, LRR and PYD domains-containing protein 3 isoform X1: MAEERVKDSLSEKHSVRSGSCVSSSVSLKSDCSKNGVPPDLRGKTPSSVKRFFHLVKSKHPPSNLREKTPSSAESFEHESPDLKNKTHRSRKSFTDNLLKIFQNLESKMIEFLKKEMQTFRKILQEENRQEFVKDFNDNRSIITEAALDLTLFFLREMKQDQAADTLEDELFFINQLKCSLKKKYQSVFEGIAQQGDSTLLNKIYTDLYITQGASEQVNTEHEIRQIEAASRRHQPLEIQVKCKHLFEAAEQDEQIRTVLTKGVAGIGKSVSVQKFVLDWAEGKENQNMSFIFPLPFREMNLKEKERQSLKDLITQFFPETKGLNLTRSTRFKVLFILDGLDECRLPLNFAGNETCRDVSSAVSLDVLLTNLIKGNLLPSALIWITSRPAAASKIPADCIDRLTEIRGFNDAQKEEYFRKRLTDQNQAGEIIDHIKQSKSLFIMCHIPVFCWISATVLQNILKLKHRAHAETLQESPKTLTQMYTHFLRFQIQQSRRKYDGENTADVSWDPKLILSLGKLAFQQLDRNNVIFYESDLKDCGIDVYKASVYSGMCTQIFKEETGIIFGTMYCFLHLSIQEFIAALYQHLILDRDKTQAENSRDKSMIDLLKAAVDKALESENGHLDLYLRFLLGLSLQSSRQLLRGLLTQQDDRDQSKEEIIAYIKQKLEGNLSPERSINLFYCLNELNDQTLLKEIQSQLSSRRLSPYLSPAQWSALVFVLLTSEEELEEFELQKFQRSDECLIRLSAVIKTSKRALLQSCKLTVQCCESLSSALQSSNCVLRELDLSNNDLQDSGVKKLSDGLKSQHCKLDTLRLMTCKLTADSCESLSSVLQSSNCVLRELDLSINDLQDSGVKLLSDGLKSQHCKLDTLRLAMCKLTVECCESLSSALQSSNCVLRELDLSNNDLQDSGVKLLSDGLKSQHCKLDTLRLSGCMVTEEGCGFLSSALTSNPSHLRELDLSYNHPGDSGVKLLSEQLEDPNYTLDKLNLNHGGEKRITAGPRKYVCFLTLDPNTANTQLILSEENREVKRVRENQPYPDHPHRFDVYRQVLCRESVCGRCYWEIDWSGDDGVFISVSYKSIGRKGGGRECMFGGNAQSWSLFCYSSSFSFRHNHTDTVLPVEPLSRRIGVFVDHSAGTLIFYNIYRDTMSLIHSVQTTFTEPLCAGFRLYSGSSVKLS; the protein is encoded by the exons atggcagaggagcgagtaaaggactctctctcagagaaacacag tgtgagatcaggatcatgtgtgtccagctctgtgtctctgaagagtgactgcTCTAAAAATGGTGTACCTCCAGACCTCAGAGGGAAAACACCATCATCAGTCAAAAG GTTTTTTCATTTAGTGAAGTCAAAACATCCTCCATCAAACCTCAgagagaaaacaccatcatctgccGAAAG TTTTGAACATGAGTCACCAGATTTAAAAAACAAGACTCACAGAAGCCGAAAGAGTTTCACAGACAATCTCCTGAAGATCTTCCAG aatCTTGAGAGCAAAATGATCGAATTTCTGAAGAAAGAAATGCAAACGTTTAGGAAAATCTTACAAGAAGAAAACAGACAAGAGTTTGTGAAGGACTTTAATGACAACAGAAGCATTAtcacagaagcagctcttgatctcacactcttcttcctgagagagatgaagcaagATCAAGCTGCTGATACCCTTGAGG atgagctgttcttcattaatcagcttaaatgtagcctgaagaagaaatatcaaagtgtgtttgaaggaattgctcagcaaggagactccacacttctgaataagatctacacagatctctatatcactcagggtgcgagtgaacaggtcaacactgaacatgagatcagacagattgaagctgcttccagacgtcatcagccactagagatacaggttaaatgcaaacatttgtttgaagcagctgaacaagacgagcagatcagaactgtcctgacaaaaggagttgctggcatcgggaaatcagtctctgtgcaaaagtttgttctggattgggctgaagggaaagaaaatcaaaacatgagcttcatatttcctcttccattcagagagatgaacttaaaggagaaagaaagacaaagtttaaaagacctcataactcagtttttcccagagactaaaggactgaaccttacaagaagcacacgattcaaagtcctgttcatccttgatggattggatgaatgtcgtcttcctctgaactttgctggtaatgagacgtgtcgtgatgtatcttcagcagtctctctggatgttctcctgacgaacctcatcaagggaaatctgcttccttctgctctcatctggatcaccagcagaccagcagctgccagtaagattcctgctgactgtatcgaccggctgacagagatacgaggattcaatgatgcccaaaaggaggagtacttcagaaagagactcacagatcagaatcaggccggagaaatcattgatcacattaaacagtcaaagagtctctttattatgtgccacatcccagtcttctgctggatttcagccactgttctccagaacatactgaaactgaaacacagggctcatgctgaaacactgcaggaatctcccaagactctgacacagatgtacacacactttctccgctttcagatccagcagagcagaagaaagtatgatggggaaaacacagcagatgtctcctgggatccaaagctcatcctttcactggggaaactggccttccagcagctggacagaaacaatgtgatcttctatgagagcgatctgaaagactgtggcattgacgtctataaggcatcggtgtactcaggcatgtgtacccagatctttaaggaggagacgggaatcatttttggtaccatgtactgctttcttcacttgagcattcaggagttcattgcagccctttatcaacatCTGATTCTAGACAGAGACAAGACACAAGCAGAAAACAGCAGAGATAAGTCCATGATTGATTTGCTGAAGGCTGCAGTggacaaggctctggaaagtgagaatggacatctggacctttaccttcgcttccttctcggtctgtcactccagtccagtcgacaactcttacgaggcctgttgacacagcaggatgacagagaccagagcaaagaggaaataattgcctacatcaagcagaaacttgaagggaatctgtctccagagagatccatcaatctgttctactgtctgaatgaactgaacgaccaaactctgctgaaagagattcagtctcaaCTTAGTAGTCGACGTCTGTCTCCTTAcctttcacctgcccagtggtctgctctggtctttgtgttgttgacctcagaggaggagctggaggagtttgagcttcagaaattccagagatcagacgagtgtctcatcagactatcagcagtcatcaaaacCTCCAAAAGAGCTCT gctacagagctgtaaactcactgttcagtgctgtgagagtttatcttcagctctacaatcctcaaactgtgtgctgagagagctggacctgagtaacaatgacctgcaggattcaggagtgaagaagctctctgatggactgaagagtcaacactgtaaactggacacactgag ATTGATGACGTGTAAACTCACTGCCGAttcttgtgagagtttgtcttcagttctacaatcctcaaactgtgtgctgagagagctggacctgagtatcaatgacctgcaggattcaggagtgaagcttctctctgatggactgaagagtcaacactgtaaactggacacactgag attGGCCATGTGTAAACTCACTGttgagtgctgtgagagtttgtcttcagctctacaatcctcaaactgtgtgctgagagagctggacctgagtaacaatgacctgcaggattcaggagtgaagcttctctctgatggactgaagagtcaacactgtaaactggacacactgag attgtctggctgtatggtgacagaggaaggctgtggttttctgtcttcagctctgacttcaaacccctcacacctgagagagctggatctgagctacaatcatccaggagattcaggagtcaagctgctctctgaacaactggaggatccaaactacacactggacaaactcaa tctgaatcatggaggagagaagaggattacagcaggaccacgcaaat atgtctgtttcctcactctggatccaaacacagcaaacactcaactcattctgtctgaggagaacagagaggtgaagcgtgtgagagagaatcagccgtatcctgatcatccacacaGATTTGATGTTTAtcgtcaggtgttgtgcagagagagtgtgtgtggacgctgttactgggagattgactggagtggagatgatggtgtgtttatatcagtgtcatataagagcatcggGAGGAAGGGAGGAGGTCGTGAGTGTATGTTTGGaggtaatgctcagtcctggagtttgttctGCTATTCCTCCAGTTTCTCATTCAGACACAATCACACAGACACTGTTCTCCCAGTGGagccgctcagcaggagaataggagtgtttgtggatcacagtgcaggaactctgatcttctacaacatctatagagacacaatgagcctcatccactcagtccagaccacattcactgagccgctctgtgctgggTTTAGACTTtattctggatcatcagtgaaactgagctga
- the si:cabz01015815.1 gene encoding protein NLRC3 isoform X2: MIEFLKKEMQTFRKILQEENRQEFVKDFNDNRSIITEAALDLTLFFLREMKQDQAADTLEDELFFINQLKCSLKKKYQSVFEGIAQQGDSTLLNKIYTDLYITQGASEQVNTEHEIRQIEAASRRHQPLEIQVKCKHLFEAAEQDEQIRTVLTKGVAGIGKSVSVQKFVLDWAEGKENQNMSFIFPLPFREMNLKEKERQSLKDLITQFFPETKGLNLTRSTRFKVLFILDGLDECRLPLNFAGNETCRDVSSAVSLDVLLTNLIKGNLLPSALIWITSRPAAASKIPADCIDRLTEIRGFNDAQKEEYFRKRLTDQNQAGEIIDHIKQSKSLFIMCHIPVFCWISATVLQNILKLKHRAHAETLQESPKTLTQMYTHFLRFQIQQSRRKYDGENTADVSWDPKLILSLGKLAFQQLDRNNVIFYESDLKDCGIDVYKASVYSGMCTQIFKEETGIIFGTMYCFLHLSIQEFIAALYQHLILDRDKTQAENSRDKSMIDLLKAAVDKALESENGHLDLYLRFLLGLSLQSSRQLLRGLLTQQDDRDQSKEEIIAYIKQKLEGNLSPERSINLFYCLNELNDQTLLKEIQSQLSSRRLSPYLSPAQWSALVFVLLTSEEELEEFELQKFQRSDECLIRLSAVIKTSKRALLQSCKLTVQCCESLSSALQSSNCVLRELDLSNNDLQDSGVKKLSDGLKSQHCKLDTLRLMTCKLTADSCESLSSVLQSSNCVLRELDLSINDLQDSGVKLLSDGLKSQHCKLDTLRLAMCKLTVECCESLSSALQSSNCVLRELDLSNNDLQDSGVKLLSDGLKSQHCKLDTLRLSGCMVTEEGCGFLSSALTSNPSHLRELDLSYNHPGDSGVKLLSEQLEDPNYTLDKLNLNHGGEKRITAGPRKYVCFLTLDPNTANTQLILSEENREVKRVRENQPYPDHPHRFDVYRQVLCRESVCGRCYWEIDWSGDDGVFISVSYKSIGRKGGGRECMFGGNAQSWSLFCYSSSFSFRHNHTDTVLPVEPLSRRIGVFVDHSAGTLIFYNIYRDTMSLIHSVQTTFTEPLCAGFRLYSGSSVKLS; encoded by the exons ATGATCGAATTTCTGAAGAAAGAAATGCAAACGTTTAGGAAAATCTTACAAGAAGAAAACAGACAAGAGTTTGTGAAGGACTTTAATGACAACAGAAGCATTAtcacagaagcagctcttgatctcacactcttcttcctgagagagatgaagcaagATCAAGCTGCTGATACCCTTGAGG atgagctgttcttcattaatcagcttaaatgtagcctgaagaagaaatatcaaagtgtgtttgaaggaattgctcagcaaggagactccacacttctgaataagatctacacagatctctatatcactcagggtgcgagtgaacaggtcaacactgaacatgagatcagacagattgaagctgcttccagacgtcatcagccactagagatacaggttaaatgcaaacatttgtttgaagcagctgaacaagacgagcagatcagaactgtcctgacaaaaggagttgctggcatcgggaaatcagtctctgtgcaaaagtttgttctggattgggctgaagggaaagaaaatcaaaacatgagcttcatatttcctcttccattcagagagatgaacttaaaggagaaagaaagacaaagtttaaaagacctcataactcagtttttcccagagactaaaggactgaaccttacaagaagcacacgattcaaagtcctgttcatccttgatggattggatgaatgtcgtcttcctctgaactttgctggtaatgagacgtgtcgtgatgtatcttcagcagtctctctggatgttctcctgacgaacctcatcaagggaaatctgcttccttctgctctcatctggatcaccagcagaccagcagctgccagtaagattcctgctgactgtatcgaccggctgacagagatacgaggattcaatgatgcccaaaaggaggagtacttcagaaagagactcacagatcagaatcaggccggagaaatcattgatcacattaaacagtcaaagagtctctttattatgtgccacatcccagtcttctgctggatttcagccactgttctccagaacatactgaaactgaaacacagggctcatgctgaaacactgcaggaatctcccaagactctgacacagatgtacacacactttctccgctttcagatccagcagagcagaagaaagtatgatggggaaaacacagcagatgtctcctgggatccaaagctcatcctttcactggggaaactggccttccagcagctggacagaaacaatgtgatcttctatgagagcgatctgaaagactgtggcattgacgtctataaggcatcggtgtactcaggcatgtgtacccagatctttaaggaggagacgggaatcatttttggtaccatgtactgctttcttcacttgagcattcaggagttcattgcagccctttatcaacatCTGATTCTAGACAGAGACAAGACACAAGCAGAAAACAGCAGAGATAAGTCCATGATTGATTTGCTGAAGGCTGCAGTggacaaggctctggaaagtgagaatggacatctggacctttaccttcgcttccttctcggtctgtcactccagtccagtcgacaactcttacgaggcctgttgacacagcaggatgacagagaccagagcaaagaggaaataattgcctacatcaagcagaaacttgaagggaatctgtctccagagagatccatcaatctgttctactgtctgaatgaactgaacgaccaaactctgctgaaagagattcagtctcaaCTTAGTAGTCGACGTCTGTCTCCTTAcctttcacctgcccagtggtctgctctggtctttgtgttgttgacctcagaggaggagctggaggagtttgagcttcagaaattccagagatcagacgagtgtctcatcagactatcagcagtcatcaaaacCTCCAAAAGAGCTCT gctacagagctgtaaactcactgttcagtgctgtgagagtttatcttcagctctacaatcctcaaactgtgtgctgagagagctggacctgagtaacaatgacctgcaggattcaggagtgaagaagctctctgatggactgaagagtcaacactgtaaactggacacactgag ATTGATGACGTGTAAACTCACTGCCGAttcttgtgagagtttgtcttcagttctacaatcctcaaactgtgtgctgagagagctggacctgagtatcaatgacctgcaggattcaggagtgaagcttctctctgatggactgaagagtcaacactgtaaactggacacactgag attGGCCATGTGTAAACTCACTGttgagtgctgtgagagtttgtcttcagctctacaatcctcaaactgtgtgctgagagagctggacctgagtaacaatgacctgcaggattcaggagtgaagcttctctctgatggactgaagagtcaacactgtaaactggacacactgag attgtctggctgtatggtgacagaggaaggctgtggttttctgtcttcagctctgacttcaaacccctcacacctgagagagctggatctgagctacaatcatccaggagattcaggagtcaagctgctctctgaacaactggaggatccaaactacacactggacaaactcaa tctgaatcatggaggagagaagaggattacagcaggaccacgcaaat atgtctgtttcctcactctggatccaaacacagcaaacactcaactcattctgtctgaggagaacagagaggtgaagcgtgtgagagagaatcagccgtatcctgatcatccacacaGATTTGATGTTTAtcgtcaggtgttgtgcagagagagtgtgtgtggacgctgttactgggagattgactggagtggagatgatggtgtgtttatatcagtgtcatataagagcatcggGAGGAAGGGAGGAGGTCGTGAGTGTATGTTTGGaggtaatgctcagtcctggagtttgttctGCTATTCCTCCAGTTTCTCATTCAGACACAATCACACAGACACTGTTCTCCCAGTGGagccgctcagcaggagaataggagtgtttgtggatcacagtgcaggaactctgatcttctacaacatctatagagacacaatgagcctcatccactcagtccagaccacattcactgagccgctctgtgctgggTTTAGACTTtattctggatcatcagtgaaactgagctga